A window of Loxodonta africana isolate mLoxAfr1 chromosome 3, mLoxAfr1.hap2, whole genome shotgun sequence genomic DNA:
ACAGGTATTTCAAAATTCTTTCTCCTGGTACTGACAGAAGATCCGGAACTGCAAGCCCCCCTATTTAGTCTGTTTCTGTCCATATATCTGGTCACTGTCCTAGGAAACTTTCTCATtgtcttggctgtcatctttgactgccacctccacacccccatgtatttCTTTCTTGCCAGTCTGTCCCTCACTGACATCTGTTTCAGCACCAGCACGAtcccaaagatgctggtgaacctcCAAGCACAGAATCAGAGCATCACGTATGAAGGCTGCCTCACCCAGGCGTGCTTTGTCCTAGTTTTTGCTGCTTTGGAAAATTTTCTCCTTggagtgatggcctatgaccgctttgTAGCCATTTGTCACCCACTAAAGTACACTGTCATCATGAACCCCCACATCTGTGGCCTGCTGATTCTACTCTCCTTGTTCATTAGCATCACGAACTCCCTGCTCCACAGTCTGATGTCATTGCGACTCTCCTTCTGCACAGAGCTAGTAATTCCTTACTTCTTCTGTGAAGTTCTTCAGGTCATCAAGGTTGCCTGTTCTGATGCCCTCAACAATAACATCTTCTCATACTTTGCAGCTACAATACTGGGTGGTGTTCCTctctctggaatcattttctcTTATGCTCAAATTGTCTCCTCCATTTTGAGAATGCCATCAGCAGTTGGAAAGTATAATGCTTTTTCCACTTGTGGGTCTCATCTCTCAGTTATTTCTTTGATCTATGGGACAGGTTTTGGTTCATATTTCAGTGCTGCATTCACCCCTTCTAGGAAGACTGCAGTAGCTTCAGTGATGTACACCGTGGTCATTCCCATAATGAACCCCTTTATTTACAGCCTGAGAAATAGGGAAGTGAAGGGGGCTTTGAGAAAAATTATGAGGAGTATACCTGCTTTTCAGTGATTACATTACCTACATTTGGCTTGGCTTTCTAGACTGCATCAAAGTGAAAAAATAATTGTGAGACAGGATGCCTGACTCTCCCATCAACACTTTCTTCTAAAATAATGACATAACTTAGTGGTTGAGTACAACTCAATGTAGGTTTGAAATTTGAAATGTCTCTTTGTGTAGCTCTGTGCTATttgacaaattatttttattctctaaGCTGAATCTCTTTGGTCAGGTTTTATAGTAGCAGAGCCTAAGGCAGGGTTGATTTATTTTGGTAGCAcattctcaaaataaagaaagcagGATGTAGATAAAGCTGTGGGAATAGAGACTAGCTTCAGCCTGATGCCATGGGTAGAGTCATGTGACTGAAAACGAGGCTTAATCTCACTGCAAGACAAGACAGCTGACCTTTCATGCCCAAATTTAGTTATTACCATGACATGTCACTGGTAAACCATGAGTGTCCGGGGTAACATTAGCATTCATcatatttttgtggttgttgctattgttggcaTTGTTGTTAGCTGAAATCAAGTTGGCCTTCATGATCCGTAGGGtctcattggctgacttttggaattAAATTGCCAGGGCTTTGCTTCTAGTGCATCTTAGTGTTGAAGACCCACTGGAACATATTCGGCATTATAACAACACTGGATGCTCCACTGACGGACAGCTTGTTGCTACACATAAGGTTcgttggccagaaatcaaacttgggtctcccacatggaaggtgaaccATAATTTCCCCCTACATTATCTATAAAATTGTCATATTTGGATTATCACAGTGGCTTCAGATGATTGTGTGTTAACTGAATCTTACTAGTGAGGAAGGCTTTGTTTCTAATAAGAAAATGTAAGTTCTGACTCTAAAATGCTTAAACCATAGAGTTACCCTTAATTACAAGAACTTCAGAGATagagaatgcaaaaaaaaataaaagaaagaaagattgaAAGAAAGAAGGGCTTTATTCAGTCCTCCACGAGGTAGCTTCATTCTTGGAATGGTTACCCTCAGGAATGTCAGCAACGGACTCAGGCATCCTGTGCAGATGTGATGCTCAAATACACAAGGCTGAAAATTTGTCCCTAAAGCTgttgttaattgttgttgttagatgccgtcaagttgattctgattcaaatcaaccctatgtacaacagaaagaaacactggctggtcctgtgccttcctcacaatcgtttttatgcttgagcccattgttgcagccactgtgtcaatccatgttgtagagggtcttcctctctttttctgaccctctctctactttaccaggcataatgtccttctccagggactggtccctcatgataacgtgtccaaagtatatcagacaaagtctccccatcctagcttctaaggagcattctgtctgtatttcttcagagacagatttattggctcttctggcagcccatggtatatattcaatattcttccccagaaCCGTAATtgaaaagtgtcaattcttccttagtcttccttattcattgtccagctttcacgtgcgtaAGAATCAATTGAAAACGCTGTGGTGTGGGTCACATGCAtgcctcaaagtgatatctttgctttttaacactttaaagaagtcttttgcaaaagatttgcTCAATGAAATACCTCATTAGATTTCCTAattgcagcttccatgggcactgatcgtggatccaactaaaatgaaatccttggcaacttccttcctttccctgtttatcgtgatgtttattggtctggttgtggggatttcagttttctttatgatgaggtgcaatccatactgaaggctgcagtatttgatcttcatcagtaagtgcttcaagttcttttcactttcagcaagcagtttgtgtcatctgtattgttcatgagttttcttccaatcctgatgctagtccttcttgatacagtccagatttttggattatttgctcagaatacagattgaataagtagggtgaaagggtacaaccttggcaagcacatttcctgattttaaatcacacagtatgccATTTTTCTGTAATGACCGCCCTCTCAGTTTATGTACAGATTCCAtccacatgagcacaagtaagtgttttggaattcccattgtttgcaatgttatccatagtttgttatgatccacccagtcagatgcctttgcatagtcaataaaacacaggtaaacatcttccttttattctctaccttcagccaagatccatgatATCCTGCATTGCATGACCTCTTCTGAACAAGGCTTGAATtactggtagttccctgttgatgtactgctgcaaccgcttttgaattatcctcagcaaaatattactatcatgtggtattaatgatattgtttgataatttctgcattcttcgGATCATCTTTCTTcagaatgggtgcaaatatggatttcttccagatggttggccaggtagctgtcttccaaattccttggcatagacatgtGAGCACCTTCaccgctgcatccatttgttgaaaaatctcaattggtatcctgtcaacTCCTAGAACTTcatttttagccaatgccttcagtgcagcttggacttctttcttcaagacCATTGGCTCTTGagcatatggtacctcctgaaatggctgagtgtcaagcaattctttttggtacagtgactttgtgtattccttctatctcctTTTGACATTTCCtggatccttcaatattttgaccACAGAGTCTTTCAAAATGgaacttttcttcagttctttcagcttgagaaatgcctacagtgctcttctttttggttttctaactccagatctttacagGTTTCATTACAATAGTTTGctttgtcttctgaagccaccctttgaaatcttctgtttagctttttcttcatcatttctcccatttacTTTAGCTGTTCTATCTTCAagaacaagcttcagagtctcttctgacatccattttggtctttttgttctttcctgtatttttaacatCCTTTTGTGCTCTTTGTGGGCaatatccttgatgtctttccacaatttgtctggttcTCCATCATAAGTATTCAATACATCaaattattcttgagatggtctctaaattcagataggacatactcaaggtcatattttgcctcccatggacttgctctaattttcttcagcttcaacattagcttacgtatgagcaattgatgctctgttccacagatggcccatggacttgttctgactcatgatgttgAGTTTctgcatcatctctttccacagatgtaacaGATTTGATGCCTATCTGGTAAAGCCTAtctgtatagtagccatttaggttgtttcaaaaggtatttgcaatgaatgagtcattggtcttccaaaagTCTATCATATGGTTGTGGCAACCTTTCTGTCACCAGGCCATATTTTTCAGCTACTGatctttctcctttgtttccaacttttgcattccaaccaccaatagtaatcaatgcatcttaatttgcatgtttgatcaatttcagacagcagaagttggtaaaaatctttcaaTTCTTAATTTTTGTCATTAGTGgtggtgtgtaaacttgaataatagttttatttaCTGATCTTACTTTTAGttttatggatattaccctaccactgacagcattgtacttcaggatagatcttgaaatgttctttttgatgatgaacgcaacacTGTTCTTCATTTTATCATTCCGCTCATACtgtaccatatgattgtcctattcaaaatggccaatgtcaGTCCATTTTAGCTAAAACCTAGTGAGCTAGTGGCCACAGTCTTCAGTGTTGGATTACACCTTATgttggattacacctaaacataaagaaattcaaattcaaagtcttcacaagtggaccaataagcaatatcataataaatggataaaagtttgaagtagtcaagggttttattttatttggatctacaatcaacacccatggaagcagcagtcaagaaatcaaaagacacattgcactggactgggcaaatctgctgcaaaagacctctttaaagtgttgaaaagcaaaaatgtcatcttgaagactaaggtgcacctgacgcaagccatggtgttttcaatcaccccaagcatgtgaaagatggacaataaataaggaagactgaagaagaattgacatctttgaattacggtttcggtgaagaatattgaatataccatggactgccaaaagaatgaacaaatctgtcttggaagaagtaaaaccagaatgctccttagaagcaaggatggggagactacatctcacatagtatggacatgttatcaggagggactagtccctggagaaggacatcatgcttggtaaactagagggtcagcaaaatggaAGAAGTCCCTCAACCAGATGgtttgacacagcagctgcaataatgggctcaagcataacaatgattatcaggatggcacaggactgggcagtgttaatttctgttgtacatacagtcactatgagtcagaaccaacttgatggtacctaactgCAGCAACAACAGCAGTATCTAGGAGATtggtctttatgcattccatttcatttttgataactccTAATTTTCCTatgttcatacttcatacattccactttctggttattaatgaatgtttgccactgtttcttctcattttgacttgtgccacatcagcaaatgaaggtcctgaaaccttgactccatccacgtcattaaggtcgactttactttgaggaggagcCTCTtactcagtcatattttgagtgccttccaacctgagggtctcatctgcCAGAtgtatatcaggcaatgtttaacttctgttcataaggttttcacttgccaatttttttcagaagtagataacagagtccttcctcctagtcagTCTTTGTCTGGAAGTGCCCCTAAACCTGTTGACCATGGGTGtctctgctggcatttgaaatactggtggcatagcttccagcatcactgcaacacacaagccaccacagtatgacaaactgacagatgagtagtgtCTGTAATTAATAgagtgtcgctgtgagttggtggtgtaatggttaagtggtatggttgctaaccaaaaggccggcagctcgaatccaccaggcactccttggaaactctatggggcagttctactctgtccaatagggttgttatgagtcagaatagactcaatggcaatggttttggtttagtaagaGTTGAAACTGAATCATTGGCAACAGAGTTTTATTATTAATAGATCCTTTCCATGGAGTCATACAGAAGACACTCTTCCCATCTCATCACAAATAATAGGATCATATATTTCTTCCTAATCTAATTTCTGGTATGGTGAAAAATAATTACTATGACAGACTTAGACTGACTATGTAGAGTATATTTTCTGTGGGAAAGTCAATCCCCATAACCACTGCAAGTTTGGTACATGACGTGCAATAAAACTTAACTAGGCTCGTTGTGTTCTATATCTTGCCATCATTTGTAAGACTTATAGTTCTTCACTCTCATGTATTTCTACCCCTTGTTTCAGCAGTTTTATTGGTTTACCTTTGTCATAATAGCTATCACCATGTTTTACTAGTCTTAGTAATATAATCAGTAGGCAACGTTGGTAATCTTTCAGTCAACTTATTCGTCTGATTCCTTTCAGTGATTTACAGATAAGAAGTGTCTTTCCAGACACAATAGAAgttcccagatagaatgggagaaaaatatagaacacaactcaatttcataaaaaaaaaaaaaaaaaacaaccaaacttaacatactgatagagactagaggaacccctgagactattgcacTAAGAATACTCTTTTAATCTGGAACTGAAGTCATcacagaggtcacctttcagccaaataatagactggcctataaaataaacaataacacccatgaggaaagtgatccctccttagaacaatcaactctaagagaccaaatgggcaacatttgcccaaaaacaaagagaagaaggcaaggaggggcaggagaATGAGAGGAATGGAAAGAGGAAGTTCTGGTGGAAAAGCGGGAGTGCTCATGCATTGTGGGGATAGCAATCAAGGTCATGGAACAGTTTGTATTCAAATTGCTgaatgggaaactagtttgttgTCTACAGTaaattgttcaaaaaaaaaaaagtgtgttttagctatctagtgccgctatagcAGAAATGCTGCAGGTGAacgactttaacaaacagaatttattttctcacaacttaggaggctagaagtctgaattcagggcgctggctctaagggaaggctttctctgtcagctctgtaggaACATTCTTGTTTCTTCAGCTTGTTTCGCGGTTCTCTGTGTGGCTTGCCATCAATCTTTCCCaatctctgctctgcttgcttgtttaatctccttcatatttcaagagattgactcaaaatacaccctacactaatcctgtctcattaacataaaaaggacaacctattcccaaatgagattgtaaccataatcataaccagatggcttcgagttgattctgactcacagagacactaaaggcagagtaaaattgccctataggatttccaaggagtggctgttggatttgaactgacaatcttttgcttaacagctgagctcttaaccactgtgccaccagggctccaatcacaggtacagaggttagggattacaacacatatttctgtgGGATATAATTAAATTCATAACACtgtgtatatgagttttttttttttttttttacttttccccTTATTCAACTAATCttacattttttctttgtaatttctgGTGGTATTCACACAGAGAAATAtgattaagtaaaatgaaatgtcaGTGAGGTCTTAAGGGGAAGTCTGATCTCTAATGACTGTCATGTATACCTAGCTGTTTATTGTGAATTTATTAGGGTAAGAATTTTTCTGTGGAGATGGACTTTATTTTGAGGGAGAGGTGTTGAGTATAAAACAGAATgtgagaaaagcaaagttgtcaggATTAGGGAGACCATTTTTCCACAAGTTAGAAAAATAGCAGGACATTCAGTCAGAATCATCTCTGTGGTGTAGGGGTGGCAACTACATAGGTCTGGTAGAAGAATCAGTGGAGATTCTGGAGAGCCTTCTGTTCTGGTGGTTCTGATGGTAGCGGTGGGATTGTGTTCATTATCACACTGTGAAGACAGCCTCTCCCCTGGCACACCAGGTGACCTCTCATGCAAAGCTGCCTCCATTTATGTCCCCAGAACAACTACAAAGATGAGTCACCTAAGGCCTTTATTCATATTGCAGATTTCCATATCTCACCCAAGAACTACTGACTTGAATCTCTGGGGAGACATCAGAGAGATAAGCATTCTAAAAAATTACTTTGTGAGGTTTTAACCCATGCTGAAATCTGAGGAGCATGAagttaatatttgaaaaacatGGGATTACTTTTATTTTGCTGAATCCTCTTGTTATGGATTATattatgccccccaaaaagaTAGGCTGAAATTGTAACTcccggtacctgtgaatgtgaccttgtccagaacagagtctttgaagatattatcagttaacttGAGATCCTATTGGAGTAGGGTGTgttctaatccaatatgagtggtgtccttataaacgAGTATAGACACAGAGAGGATTACAGAGGAAAGATGGTCATGTGAAGGCAGAGGAAGAAGGTGGAGTTAGGCTGCAGCTGTAAAACAAAGAATGACTGGGTatgccagaagctgggagagctgAGAAAAAATCTGCCCCTCGAGATTTAAGAAAAAGCAGAGTCCTGTTGACAACCTTAATTCAGTCTTTGAGCCTCCAGAACCTTGAGACAAAAGACTTTTCtcattttaagccacccactttgtcgTACTTTGATATGGTAGCCCTATAAAACAAATGTCGTTGTTGATAGGAGCCATCaggtcagttcagactcatagtgaccctatgtacaacagaacaaaacactgccaagtcctgcaccatcctcacaatcatttttatgcttgaacccattgttgcagccactaagtCAATCACCTCGTTGAGCATCTTACTCTTTTTTACTGGTCCTCTACCAAGCTttctgtccttctctagggattgatcccttctgataacatgtataAAGGATGTGAGATGTAGGaccaacatccttgcttctaaggagtgttctggttgtacttcgtctaagacagatttgttcattcttttggcagtccacagtatattcaatattctccaccagcaccacaattcaaaggcaccaattcttcagtgttccttattcgttgtctaattctcacatgcatataaggcaattgaaaacaccatggcttggatcaggggcacattagtcttcaaggtgctatctttacttttcaacactttaaagatgccttttgcagcagatttgcctaatgaagtgtgtcttttgatttctcagctgctgcttccttgggtgttgattgtggatccaagtaaaatgaaatccttgacaccttcaatcttttctccatttatcctgatgttgcttattgatccagttgtgaggatttttgttttctttatgttgaggtgtaatccatcctgaaggctgtggtctttgatcttcatcatcagcacgtgtttcaagtcctcttcactttgagcaagaaaggttgtgtcatctggataactcgggttgttaatgagtcttcctccaatcctgatgccccattctttttcacatagtacaacttcttggattagttgctcagcatatagactgaataggtatgatgaaaggatacaaccctaacacacatctttcctgactttaaaccacacagtatccccttgttctgtttgaatgactacctcttgatctatgcacaggtttctcatgagtacaattaagtgttctggaattctcattttccacaatattatccataatttggtatgacccacacagtccaatatcttagcatagtcaataaaacacaggtaaaaatctttctggtattctctgctttcatccagaatccatctgacatcagcaatgatatccctggttccacgtcctcttctgaatccagcttgaatttctggtgcagttgcttttgaatggtcttcagcaaaattttgcttgcgtgtgatattaatgatattgttcaataatttccacatattgttggatcacctttcttgagaataggcataaatatggatctcttccagtcagttttccAGGttgttgttttccaaatttcttggcatagatgagtaaacacttccagtgctgcttccgtttgttgaaacatctcaattggtattccgtcagtttctGGAGACttcttttttgtcaatgccttcagtgcagcttggacttcgtccttcattgccatcagttcctgatcatctgCCACCTCCTAATGTGGTTcaatgtagac
This region includes:
- the LOC100660172 gene encoding olfactory receptor 7G2-like — its product is MKPRNQTGISKFFLLVLTEDPELQAPLFSLFLSIYLVTVLGNFLIVLAVIFDCHLHTPMYFFLASLSLTDICFSTSTIPKMLVNLQAQNQSITYEGCLTQACFVLVFAALENFLLGVMAYDRFVAICHPLKYTVIMNPHICGLLILLSLFISITNSLLHSLMSLRLSFCTELVIPYFFCEVLQVIKVACSDALNNNIFSYFAATILGGVPLSGIIFSYAQIVSSILRMPSAVGKYNAFSTCGSHLSVISLIYGTGFGSYFSAAFTPSRKTAVASVMYTVVIPIMNPFIYSLRNREVKGALRKIMRSIPAFQ